One Planctomycetaceae bacterium genomic window, GAATGATGACTTCAACGCCAGCAAGATTGCCACGGCTGTCGTCTGCATGCTGACCTCGAATCTCGCGCTGGGTCGCGCCCCGGGCAATGTGGCTCTGGCCAAAGGCGAAGCGAGCCTCTCCAAGCGCAGCGTCGTGAACGTTTCACAGGTTTTGACTGTTGATCGATCCCGCCTGCTGAAGAAGATAGGAACCCTCTCTCCTTCGCGCGTCGAGGAAGTGCTGATGGGGCTGACGATGCTGTTGCGGCCCAGTAAATGACGGCCTGATTCATGCAGCCCCTGCGGCCGCTGGGCGGGTTTCATGGTTGTCATCACGGCGGCGGTCTGACAGAATGAATCTTCTTACCAGGCAGGAATCCATCATGACAGCCAGACTCTGGGCTCTTTGCGTGACATGGGCATTATTCCTGGCGGCCTCGCCGGCGTGGGCGGCCTTGCCGCCGGGGTGCGTCGAGTGGGCCGACAATCCCAACTTCGTCCACCCGCCGCTGGCGTGCATGGAACCGTACAAGCGGTTCGTCGAGTACCCCATCAGCGCCTGGTGCTTCCACGGGATGGAAGACGACAAGAGCCCCTACGCCGAAAAGTTCGTTCGCGACTTCAAGGCCATCGGCTTCAACGTGCTCATTGACGACGAGCGGATTTTGCCCTTCGCCGAAAAAGTCGGCGGCGTGAAGGTGCAGCTTTGCGGCGCGCGGAGCAGCGCCAAGAGCAAGGCCACCTTCTATCAGCCCGCCGAGGTGCTTGACGCGAACTTCTTCAAGAACCCCGCCATCGGCGACCATCCGATGCTGCAGGGCATCATCGTCGGCGACAACGGCGGCGGCTTCGACCCGCGAGAGGTCAACACGGCCGAGTGGCTCAAGAAGGAGCACCCGCACGTCGTGCCCATTATGTCGCTGTATTCCTACAGCCCGCAGCAGGGCAATACGCCGCTGCGCATCCTGCACATGCAGAGCTATCCGTACATGCCCGGACGCCGCGGCTACAGCACCGGCCGGGCGGCGCGGCGCTACTGCGAGCAGCTCGAGCGCGACCGGCAGTTCTGTAACGCCAATGACATGGCCCTGTTCGAATGCTACGCCGGCGACACGACCTTCACCTGCGTGCGATTCCAGATGATGTGCGCGATGGCCTACGGCGCCCAGGGGATCTCGAACTTCTGCTACTCGCCTCATCGCATGCCCGCCTACAAGCCCGACAACCCGCTGGTGCCGCAGTGGTACAAGCTGCACCGATACACCATCGACGTGCTCGGCCGGCACCTCTGGGGCACGCGCAGCATCGAGGTTCTCGGCGGTGAGCACGCCTCCGCCAAGACCTTCGGCCCGGACCAACTCGTCGTCGCAGCCTCCGAAAACCTGATGGCCGGGCTGCTGACGCCCGAGGTCCGCTTCAAGGCCAAGGACACCGCTGTCCCTGAGTACATCCTCGTCGTCGACAAGCGGGTCAACTTCAAGCCATACGAGCCGGACAAGGATCCGCCGGCCCAGGAATCGTCCGTGATGCTGGCGGCGAAGATTCCCGCTGTCGAGGTGCTCGACGCCGAGGCCACGAAGGACGCCAAGATCCGCAAGATCGTACCGGGTTTCAAAGTGCGTTTCACCGCCAGCGGCGGCGAGGCGGTGCTGTTGCGCGCCGCGCCGGACCTGGAGAAACTGCTGGGCGGCAAGGACGCCCTGGCGCTGTATACTCAGATCAACACCGCCCTGGCCGCGGCGATGCAGAAGCCCGATGAGATCGCCAAGGCCGTCGCGGCCGCCAAGGCCGACGCGGCGAAGCTCAGGGGCCTCATGAAAGACGTTGACGCCGCCCAGGCGGCAGACACGCTTAAGCGGCTCGATGCCGCCATCGACGCGGCGAAGTAGCACGGGCGTCTCGCCCGTGCCGTTGAAGAAAAAGCGCAAGCTGACCCGATGGGTGCCACGCACAACTCCGTTGTGCGTGTCCCCGGTCTCTGGCATCAGAGAGCATGGGCGAGACGCCCGTGCCACACAGCAAAGACGAGGTAGTCATGAACAGTTTTCGAACCCTCAGTGCGATTCTTCTCATGCTTTCCTGCGGCCGCGCCTTGGCCGACGACAAGGTTCCCGATGAACCGCCTCCGCCAATGAAGCAATGGCCTGCCGGCTCGGGCGTCAAGGAGTGGAAAGACACCGACTTCGTCCACCCGCCGATCAAGGCCCACGAACTGTATAAGCGGATGCATGAGTTCCCCATCAGCGCCTGGTGCTTCCACGGCCAGAAGGGCCAGTCGCCCTATGCGGAGAAGTACGTGCGCGACTTCAAGGCCGTCGGGTTCAACGTCATGATCGACGACCCGAAGATCATCCCCTTCGCCGAGAAGGTCGGCGGCGTGTGGGTGCAGATCGGCGAGACGCGGACAATCTTCGGCAAGAGCCCGCAGTACCTGGAAGACTATGTCTTCAAGGGCGCCATCGGCGATCACCCGCTGCTGCAGGGCATCATCCTGGGCGACAACGGGCGCGGCTTCGGCGGCAACGAGCGGCGCGTGGCCTCCTGGCTCAAGAAAGACCATCCGCACGTGGCGCCGATCATGTCGATCTATCCCTGCCGCGTGCCGGCAGACACCGACCTGCGCATCCTCCACATGCAGAACTACCCGTACCTGCGCGGCGCCCGCGGCGAAAAGGCCGCCAATGCCTACCTCGGCCAGTGCAACAGCGATCGCAACGTCGCCAACAATAACAAGATGGCCATGTGGGAATGCTACGGCGGCGACGCGCCGTTCAGTTGCGTGCAGTTCCAGATGATCGGCGCCATGGCCTACGGGGCGCAGGGTCTGTCGAACTTCTGCTACTCGCCCCATCGCATGAAAGATTACAAGCCCGACAGCCCGATGATCCCGCAGTGGCATAAGATGCATCAGTACATCATCCACGTGCTCGGCCGCCACGTCTGGGGGCTGCGGTCGATGGACGTGCTGCACTCGGTCTGCGGCGGGGCGCACAAAGGCGCCGGCGTCTACGATGCGGGGCAACTGGTCCTGCGCGGCAGCGAGTTCACCATGGTCGGCCTGCTGACCCCCGAGGCGAAGTTCTACTCCGACAACGCCGCCGACCGTGAGATTCCCGAGTACTTCATGCTCGTCGACAAACGCACCGGCGGCAACATCCCCGAGGCTCGACCGGCGAGCATCATGCTCTCGCCGAAAGTCTCCGCCGTCGAACTCATCGACGCCAATGCGACCAAAGACGCCAAGATCCGCCAGATCGTGCCGGCTTTCAAGGTGCGACTGACCATGGAAGGCAGCTACGGCGTGCTGCTGCGCGTGGCGCCGGACATCGAGACGCTCCTGGGCGGACCCGACGGCGCCAAGCTCTACGCGAAGATCAACACGGCGATGGCCGCCCTGCAAGCCAAAGCCACCCCGCCCGCCCCGGCCGGTCAGACCCGATTGGGCGCCGAAGGCCCGGCCGCCAAGCCCGAAGGCGACCTGCCTCTGGTCAAGGTCAACGCCGCCGAAGTCGACAAGACCATCGCGGCCGTCAAGACCGATATGGCTGAGCTGGCCAAAGCCCTCGACGCCGCCGTCGCCGCAGGCAAGATCAGCAAAGACCAGGCCGTCGATACGCTCAAGCGCCTGGGTGAAGCTATCGACGCCACAGCCGCCGAGGCCAAGGACCCCAAGCCCAGCGCCGCGTGAGTAGCATGGGCGTCTCGCCCATGAGGCGAAGAAGAGACGAAAGCTTGGATCAGACGGGTGCCACGCACAACTCCGTTGCGCGTGTCCCTGACCGTGAAGAGCCAGAGAGCATGGGCGAGACGCCCATGCCACACGGCGAGAGCATGGGCGAGACGCCCATGCCACGAGGAGTCATGATGCAGCATCGCGTAATCGTTATCGGGCTGGTTCTTGCCGCTGCTGTGCAGGCCGCCCCGGCCGGCGACCAGCTGCCTCCCGGCTGCAAGGAATGGAAAGACACCGACTTCGTCCACCCGCCGCTGAAGGTGATGGAGCCGTACAAGCGGATCGACGAGTACCCGGTGGTCGCATGGTGCTTCCATGGGCAGGGGGCCAAGCGCGTGCCCTACGACGAGACGTACGCCCGCAACGCCAAGGCCGCCGGGTTCAACATGCTCATCGACGGCGCGTCGATGCTCGAACCGTGCCGGAAGGTCGGCGGGCTGAAGGTCGTCGTGCCAGCATTCCACCACGGCCCTGACCGGCTTAAGGCCGGCATCTTCGGCCCCCACGGCGACCACCCGTGCCTGGTCGGCATCGTCACCGACGACAACAACCCGCGGATCTATCCCAACGTCATCGAAAACGCCAAGTGGATCACGCAGACCTATCCGCACATCATGCCCTGGGACAGCGAGAACCCCGACCCGCGCACCCAGAGCAAGACCACCATGCGCGTCCTGGGCACGCAGAACTACCCGTTCATGCGCGGCTCGCGGAACCCCGTCGGCGACTACTGCTTCAACTGCTGGGTCGACCGCGACTGGGGCGTCAAGGCCGACATGAGCGTCTGGGAAATCTACTCCGGCGCCAATGCCTTCAACCAGCAAAGCTTCCAGATGCTGGCCGGCCTGGCCTACGGCTCGCAGGGACTGGTGAACTTCGCCTACACGCCGCACCGCGACACGCCTTATCACGGCAAGATGTACCAGCCCGACAGCCCGCTGATCCCGCAGTTCAAGAAACTCCACGACTATATCCGCCTGGTCGTCGGCCGCCACCTCTGGGGCACGCGCTGCATCAACGTGATCCACTCCATCCACGGCGGCGACCACAGCAAGGAGCGCTGGAAGATCCAGGCCCCGACCTTTGCCGCCGACCAGCTCGTCGTCCGCGGCAGCGAGTGGATGATGGTCGGCCTGCTGACGCCCGAGAAGCGATTCCTCGCCAAGGACACGGAAGTTCCCGAGTACTTCCTGGTCATCGACAAGCGCACCAGCGGCGGCGGCGCCCCAGAGCGGCGGGCGGCCTACGTCATGTTCTCCGACCGCACGCCGGTCTTCGAGATGCTCGACGAGACTGCGGTGAAGGACGCCCCCATCCGCAAGCTCGTCCCCGGCTGGAAGTTCCGCATGAACTCCCAGGGCGGTGAGGGCGTCCTGCTGCGCGTCGCGCCGGACCTCGAGCAACTCCTCGGCGGCAAGAAAGGCCTCGCGCTGTACGCGGCGATCAACAAGACGATGGGCCAGTTGCAGTGGAAAGTCTCGCCCCCCTGCCCGGCCGGGCAGAAGATCGAAGAAGACAAGCTCACCCACGTGGCCATTGAGGGCAAGGTGATCGACGCCGCCGTCGCCCAGGCCCGCAAGGACCGCGACGCCCTGGCCAAGCTGCTCGATGCCGCCGTATCGGCCGGAAAGCTCACCAAGGCCCAGACCGACGACACGCTCAAGCGGCTTGACGAGTCCATCGCCGCCACCGCCGCCCAAGCCAAAACCCCGCCAGCCCCGTAGCACGGGCATCTTGCCCGTGGCCTAACAGCGGAACCGCCGGAGAAAAACCTTGTCATAAAGATCCCTTCGCCGCCTCGCTTCGCTCAGCCGCAACCAAAGCGCCTTCTCGCCGCCCGAGCCCAATTCAGTCCCGCCGGCCCCATCGCCACAAGGCGACCCTGGAGTGCGGCTCCGCCAACGGCGCGGACCCGTGAAACAATCTTTGAATTTTCCCAAATGAAATCCGCCCCCGCTGCGTCTCTAATAGGGGAGGCTTGGAGCGGGTACATGCGGAAGCGATGGAAACACATCCTGATTGTTGTGGGCGTCACGGTGGCCGCGGCTGGGGCTGGCACGTGGATGTATGTGTGGTATTACCACCCGTCACCAGGAACGCTTCCGAAGGTTGAGATCGCCGTGCCTGCAGGATTTGACATGGACCTCTCGCATCTTCTGGACTTCGATCTCTACACGCTGTCCCGCGCGCCGGGACAGGCCCACCACAGCAGTCTGGTGATCTTCGTGGGGCAACATCCCCAGACGTTCAGGCCCAGCGCCGGATGGCGCGAAAAGCGAGGCCTTGTGTGCGGCCGCTCCGCTACGTGGTACGCATGGCAGGACTCGCGCGGAATGCTGCGGCAGGAAGCGCACCTGTCCCTGGCGCGCCCCCTGGGCGGGCACCGTATCCACGCGATTATCTCGGCCGATGACCCATCCGAAGTCGAACTTCTTGAGAAGACCGTGCAAGCCGCACGGCTTTCCCCAGGCCCTGTTCCGACGAGGGCCCGTGCAGCGAGCGTATCATGCGCAACATCGGCGACTTCTCCGGCCTCCGCTCCCGCTACGACGCAAGCCTCTCCTCCAGTCGTCACATCCGATGGCACCATTGAGGAGGGAGGTTGATGATGCGGCAGTATGGCATCCACATTCTGGTTCTGCTGGCGGCGGGAATGGCGCCCGGCGGGTGCAGTGCGGTCGCGGATGGGACCTTTCCGTCCGTTGATCTTCTCAAGGCAAAATTGACGCAAGAAGGATATGCGGCCGACGTGAACGAGACGCGCAGTGAGATCGTGGAGTGGCGATCTGTGCGGGTTGTCCGACTAGAGCCCGATGCCGAGATCTACTGCAGCCCTCAGGACCCTGCAAAAGTGGTCGGATTCAAACTGCGGTTCAGGTCGACCGACTCTAAAACTAAAGATGGATTGTCCAAGAGCTACAACTTCGCTCGCGGGCTTGTCCGCGAGACCACGGGCACGGATATCCGCGAGATTCCGCGAAGCGAGTTCGGCCTGCCCCCGCTCTTTGGATTCGTCGGGCGCAACTACCGCGCGTCAGCGGCCACCGACTCGCATGTGGTCACCTGCCTGTTTTACGAAAGGATCGACTACATGTCCTGGGCGGAAGTGACGGTTCTTCAGAAGAAATGGTGATAGGGGCCTGAGCCATGACTCAAGAACAAAGCAAATCGCGATGGACGGTGGTGACGCCGCGGCTGGCGGGGCACATGGCGCTGTGGTTGGGAATCGCCGCCTGTGCGGCACTCTTGGTGCGTGATGGGGTGGGGATTTCATTCATTCTATCAGTGGCAGGAATCGTCACGGGCGCGGCCTCCCTGATCAGCTCGCGCCGCAGTGGAGCGAAAGTGCGGCTGCGGGTGATTGGAATGCTCATCAGTGCCGTGCCGCTGGGCGTGATAGTCGCGCTCATCATAATGCGGCCGCCAGAGCGGGGACATAGACACGTATACTGTCAGATAAATCTGAAGAACATAGGAGGGGCACTGCGGGAATACGAACGGATGCGAGAGGGCATGCCCGGAAAGATTGACGACCTGATCGGCTCGGGCCTGTTGCCGCCAGGCGCCTTCAGTTGCCCTTTCGACAGCGATTGGAGAAATGGGCAGAGCAGTTACTTCTTCTTTCTGAGCGACAAGAACAATCCAGACTCGCTGATCGGTTGCGACCTGAAGACTCACTCCGGCGGAAGGAATGTCCTCACGGCCCCGCACAACGTGTTCTTTCTGAAGCACGAGGAGTTCAATCAGCGTCTGGCCCAGCCGGAAAACGCCGCCTTCGCCGCCGCGCTGCGGGCGTTTGAGGCCAGCGGCGCGAAGCACTTCCCGCTCGACCGGCCGCTGGCGGCATCGAGGCCGTGTGGCGACACTGCGCCGATGGCCGATCGTACGAGCGATAAAGAATAGAGAGGCAGCTATGCAGGAAGCGGGCATGAGTATCAAGAATCGCGCGGGGGCACTTGCGGTCACCGCTCTGGTGGTGGCTGGCATCGGAGTCTTAACGTCGGTCTTCCTGATCGGCATGGTCCTGTCAGCGGTGGCTTTGGTTCTTGGCATCATCGCCATACGCCGAAATGCACGGGCGGGCCGCGCAACGCGGATTCCGTGGGCTGCCGCAACTCTCTCAGCAGCGGGGCTGGTGCTTGGCGCTGTGACCATTGTCCTGGTCGTTATCCCGGCTATCCACGAAGCCCACCATTCGGCCTGCCAGGTCAATTTCAAGGCAATGGGTGCGGGCATCTGGAACTACCAGCGGAGTCGCGGGCATCTTCCCCAGCGTATGTCAGACGTGGTGGAAGGAGGATTTCTCGAACCCCGCGTGTTCGCCTGCATGGAAGACGATTCCTGGCGCGAGGGGTACAGCAGCTATTTCCATTATCTCGACCCTGACCGGCAGGAGCATCCGCCTCAGGCCCTGTTTGCCTGTGACTCTCGTCCTCGCCATAAGAAGGGGCGTAATATCCTTACCATTTGCGGCAATCTCGGTTTCACCGAGGAAGAGGAATTTCAGCAGCTTCTGGCTCGGCCGGAAAACGCCGCCTTCGCCGCGGCGCTGCGGGAGTTTGAGGCCAGCGGGGCCACGCACTTTCCGCTTGATCGGCCGCTGGCGGCTACGAGGCCGGCGCCATGACTGACCCGCAACCGATCGGGGTGCGTCCGGTGATACGCCAGATGAGGCCAAGGGTGCCACGCACAACTCCGTTGTGCATGTCCCCGACCCGTTGGCAGCAGGGGCGGCGAAGATCTCTTCTGCACCCACTCAACGGTTACTATGGCACAAGGCACATTGGCACGCACAACGGAGTTGTGCGTGGCACCCCGGCAGAGTGCTGCTCTGTTTTGCCCAGGCCACCCGCCAGTGGAACTTTGCAGGATCGGCCACATTGACGTAAGATATAAGTATGGCGCGAGTGTATGTTGAGACGACCATCATGAGCTATCTGGCAGCCCGGCCTAGCAGGGACTTGGTGCGCGCGGCCCGTCAGGAAATCACCCGCGAATGGTGGGACAATAGACGCGGACAGTTCGATCTGTATATCTCTCAGTTTGTTCTTGATGAGGCTGGCGACGGAGACGAAACGGCAGCAGCAAGACGGCTTACATTGCTCGATGGAATCTCGCTTCTACCGCTGTCGGATGAGGTCCTTGATACTGCAAGGAGCCTGATCAGTGGCGGAGTGTTGCCGGATAATGCGCAGGGGGACGCAGTCCATATTGCCGCTGCAACTGTGCATGAGATGGATGTGCTTCTGACCTGGAACTGCCGCCATTTGGCCAATGCGGTTATCCTTGGCAACGTCGGCAGGCACCTGCGCAATCTTGGTTACGAAGCCCCGATCATCTGTACGCCGGACGAGCTGTTGGGAGAATGATCATGACGCAAGACCCGATCGTAGATGAAGTCCGCAAGCATCGCCAGGCACGTGCGGCGCGATTCAAGTATGATCTCCGGGCGATGGTGGAAGATGCCCGGAAGCGCGAGGCCAGCGGCGGCCGCCGGATCGTCACGCCACCCAAGCGACAGAAAGCCCGCTAGCCCGCAACTCAAAGCGCTCTCATGCGGCGCCGCGCCTCTTTTGAGTGCGGGGCGCAGCCACCGCTTTGGATGCTGTCTTCTTTATCTCTTTAGCACGCTTCAGCGCGCGTGCCAACGAAAGGATTCCTGGCCTCCGTTTCACCTCTTTGGATGGGTGCCACGCACAACTCCGTTGTGCGTGTCCCCGACCCGTTGGCAGCAGGGGCGGCGAAGATCTCTTCTGCACCCACTCAACGGTTACTATGGCACAAGGCACATGGCACGCACAACGGAGTTGTGCGTGGCACCCGGGCAGAGTGCTCTGTTCTACCCAGGCACCCGCCCACGACAGGTTGCAGTCGTGGCTCTCCGGGCCTTCGGCCCTGCGCGCCACGGCACCCTCGATTCCGGCTGCCCGGTTCCTGACTCCCGGCTCCCGGTTCCCTTATCCCTTCTTCGCATTCCGGCGGGCGGGGCGGTTCTGTTTGGGGTTGGGCAGGATGGGGTACTTCTCGACCTGCGTCAAGACGCACCACTGGGCCAGCAGCTTGCGGTGGCGGTCGATCTCGGCGGCCGTGTTCGCCTCGGCGGCGATGTTCTTCATCTCGCCCGGGTCGGCCTGCATGTCGAAGAACATCTCGGCCTTGGGCCCCTCGTGAAAAACCATGTACTTGTACCTGCCGGTGCGGATCATGAAGCTGCGCGCCTGGCCCACCGCCATCTCGGAGGCGACGTACGCCTGCCCGGGCGCCTTGGGGTCGTCGATCACGCCGCGCAGGCTGCGGCCGCGCGACGCCGGCGGGGCGTCCACGCCGGCGTAGTCGCACAACGTCGGCAGCACGTCCAGGGCGGAAACGAGATGGTTCCTGTCGGTGCGGCCGGCGGGGATCACGCCCTTCCAGCTCATCAGCAGGGGGACGGCGGCCGCGTCATCATAGAAATGCAGCTTGCCCGTCCAGCCGTGGCAGCCCAGCCCCTCGCCGTGATCGCTGGTGAAAACGATCAGCGTGTCCTCTTCCCGCCCGGACTGGCGCAGGGCTTGCAAGAGGCGGCCGATCTGGCGGTCGACATCCTCCATCATTCGATAGTACGCGTAGCGATACCGCCGCCAGCGATGGGCGACCCAGTCGCCATGGCGGGCGCGCCGTGCCTGGGACTGCGGCGTGCCCTGGCTGAGGGCGTGGTTGTCCGGCAGCGGCGGAAGATCGGCCCCGTCCTGGGGCCCGTAGCGAGCCCACAGTTCGTCGGTCAGGTTGTTGGTATTGGCCAGCAGGCAGATGTCGTGCGGGTTGATGAACGACGCCGTCAGCAGGAAAGGCTTGTCCCGCCGGCGGCGCAGGAAACCGATAGCCGCCTGCAGCGTCGACTCGTCGACGACGCGGGCGAGCTTGCCCATGCGCGTGCTCGTGTTGAGCACGTCATAGCCGGCGATGCCGCCCTCGGGATACGGATTGGGCAGGTGCCATTTGCCCGCATACCCGGTGTCGTAGCCGGCGGCGCGGAAAATCTGCCCCGAGATCGGGATCGTGCGGTCGATGGACATGCTGTTGTGGTCGACCAGCAGTTCGTGCGGCGCGCGGGCGGTGTGCAGGGCCGCACGCGACGGGCTGCACAGCGGATACGGGCAGTACGACTGCATGAACGACACGCCGCCGGCCGCCAGGGAGTCCATCGCCGGCGTCTTGACCCAGCGGTTGCCCGAGGCGCTGGTGGCGTCGATGCGCTGCTGGTCGGTGGTGATGATGAGGATGTTCGGCCGCCGCCGCTGCGGTGCCGCGACGGCAAACTGACCCACCGCCAGCGCCGCCGCCCCGGCCGCCGAGGCCCGAATGAACTGCCGCCTGCTGATCTGTTCTTGCATAGCGACCTCTATGGAGTGCGCCGGCCTCAGCCGCCGCTTTGGCAGTTTTCAGCATGCGACAGCGGCTCGATAAAAGCAAGGTGCCTTTGTTCTGCTGCCATCCCGAGCCGATCATTGACATCCGATCGTGCGGGTGCGATATTTCGATGTGGTTGCAGATCAGCCTGATGGGAGAACGCGATGAATGACTCGTCCGAACAGATCGTGCGGTTGTTGACGGAGATCCGGGACGATCAGAAGGCTCTGCTGGAAATCAACGCTCAGGGTCTGGCCATGCAGAAGGAGCAGCGGGCGCTAAATAAAGAGATTCAGGAGAAGACGCTGCAGAGCATGAAGGCATCCGAGTCGCTGCAGTCGCAGACGCAGAAAGCGCTGAAGTTCACCAGGCGAGCGGGGCCCATCGCTTTAGTCATCATGCTGGCGTGCCTGGCCTTCATTATCTTTCTGATCGTTCGATCCTTCTTTCTCCGCTTCTAGAAAGGCAAGAGGAGACCACATGATCCAGCCCGTCGATCCCGATCACGAGCAGAAGTTGCCGTACCCCACGCGGCCGCTCAAAGTGGGCCAGGATGTCGTCGAAGAGTTCATCATTCCGCCGGACGACAAGCAGGCCGTGCTCGAGCAGCTCTACCTCTTCACGCCTGTGCCCTCATTGGATGAGATGATGTTCGACCTTCACGAGGGCAAGCTCTTCCGCGTCGGGGATTTTCGCGTTACGTGGGAGAACGGGCAGAACTGGCTGGTCAGCCCGTACTACCCCACCAGCGGCGGGACGGTCATCGACTGGATGCCTCCCGATTCCGCCGAGGAATAAACCCGAAAGCTTTACATTCGATACATTCGTGCCATTCGTGGACGAATGCTCCCCCCCGTCGCCGCAAGGCGACCCTGGAGTGCGGCGGCGCCGACGCCGCCTTGGATGTTGTTCAATACAGGTTCACCGCAGAAGCTCGCAAACGCTTGAAACCTCCGGGCAGATCAGATGCGGAACGGGCACTTGCATCGCCTCGGGTCTTGCGTTGCCCGAAAAACATCCAGGGCGGCGTCGCTGCCGCCGCACTCCAGGGTCGCCTTGCGGCGACGAGAACAGTAGCCCGCTCTTTCATCATCTTGCACGGGCGGGACGCCCATGCTACGGGGGACGCCCGTGCTACTACGCGTCGTCGGGTTCGGTTTTGCTTGATCCTTTCCAGATATCCACCGGCACGTCGTTGCTTTGGGGTCGGCCGGGCGTGGAGCGGCCGGCGTCTACCAGGCGCTGCAGCAGAGCTGAGAGGGTCTCGACCACGTCGGCGCGCTCGGCATGGAGGTTGGTGCGTTCTCCGGGGTCGGCTTGCATGTCGTAGAGCTGGATCGAGGGCAGGCCCAGTTTGGCGGCCTCGGCGTCGTTGGGCGAGGCCCATCCGCCCGAACCGCCGCAGAGCACGAGCTTCCACTTGCCGCTTCGGATGGCGAACTTGCCGGTGATCGAATGATGCACCACGTGCTCGCGCACGGGGCGGTCTTGCCCTTGCAGCAGCGGCAGGAGGCTGACGCTGTCTTCGCCGGCGGTGTCGGGCAGCGGCTGGGCGGTGATCTGCGAGCAGGTGGCCATCAGGTCGCTCAGGCAGACCGTCTGATCGCACGTCCGCCCGGGCTTGACCACGCCCGGCCAACGCGCAATGAACGGGATGCGATGGCCGCCGTCCCAGGCGTCGGCTTTGTACCCGCGATACTGTGCGCTGGGAAAATGCCCCTTGGCTTCCATCTCGGGCACGCCGATGTAGGGCGCGCAGCCGTTGTCGCTGGCGAACATCACGATGGTATTGTCGGCCGCACCGGATTGCTCCAGGGCGTCCAGGACGCGCCCGACGATGGCGTCGGTCTCCATGACGAAGTCGGCGTAGAGGTTGAGGCCGCTCTTGCCTTTCCATTCGTCGTTGACGGCCAGGGGCGTATGCGGCGAGGTCAGCGGCATGTAGAGGAAGAACGGGTTGGGCTGGCGGGCCTGGCGGCGGATGTAGTCGCCGGCCCGCTGGGCGTAGGTGGGCAGGAGCTGCTCGAAGTTCCAGCCCGCCAGGGCCGGCCCGGGAATGCTGCCCTGATTGTTGCCGATCAGGCGCGCGGGTAGAAACTCCGTCGGGATCCCGACGGTGCGGTCGTTCTCGATGTAGCAGTACGGCGGCCAGTTGGGCACGTCGGTGCCGAAGTAGTAATCGAACCCTCGCGTGGTCGGCCCGCCGGTGGTCGGCTTGGAAAACGCCTCTCGCCACAGGGCCTGCTGCTGCGGGGTCGCCGGCGTGGCGCCCTTGGAACGATCGGGCACGAAATCGATCGTGGGCTCGAACGCCCAGCCCTGCCCCAGGTGCCACTTGCCGATGCAGGCGGTGGCGTATCCGCTCTGCTTGAGCAGCCCGGCGACGGTCAGGCGGTCCGGGGCGATCAGCGGGTCGCCATAGACGCCGACGATCCCGCTCTGCAGCCGCGTTCGCCAGTTGTATCGCCCGGTCAGGACGCCGTATCGCGACGGGCTGCAGACCGCCGACGTCGCATGGGCGTCGGTGAACCGCATGCCCCCGGCGGCGAGGCGGTCGAGATGGGGCGTGGGGATT contains:
- a CDS encoding sulfatase-like hydrolase/transferase, with amino-acid sequence MQEQISRRQFIRASAAGAAALAVGQFAVAAPQRRRPNILIITTDQQRIDATSASGNRWVKTPAMDSLAAGGVSFMQSYCPYPLCSPSRAALHTARAPHELLVDHNSMSIDRTIPISGQIFRAAGYDTGYAGKWHLPNPYPEGGIAGYDVLNTSTRMGKLARVVDESTLQAAIGFLRRRRDKPFLLTASFINPHDICLLANTNNLTDELWARYGPQDGADLPPLPDNHALSQGTPQSQARRARHGDWVAHRWRRYRYAYYRMMEDVDRQIGRLLQALRQSGREEDTLIVFTSDHGEGLGCHGWTGKLHFYDDAAAVPLLMSWKGVIPAGRTDRNHLVSALDVLPTLCDYAGVDAPPASRGRSLRGVIDDPKAPGQAYVASEMAVGQARSFMIRTGRYKYMVFHEGPKAEMFFDMQADPGEMKNIAAEANTAAEIDRHRKLLAQWCVLTQVEKYPILPNPKQNRPARRNAKKG
- a CDS encoding type II toxin-antitoxin system VapC family toxin, with translation MSYLAARPSRDLVRAARQEITREWWDNRRGQFDLYISQFVLDEAGDGDETAAARRLTLLDGISLLPLSDEVLDTARSLISGGVLPDNAQGDAVHIAAATVHEMDVLLTWNCRHLANAVILGNVGRHLRNLGYEAPIICTPDELLGE
- a CDS encoding DUF4190 domain-containing protein encodes the protein MSIKNRAGALAVTALVVAGIGVLTSVFLIGMVLSAVALVLGIIAIRRNARAGRATRIPWAAATLSAAGLVLGAVTIVLVVIPAIHEAHHSACQVNFKAMGAGIWNYQRSRGHLPQRMSDVVEGGFLEPRVFACMEDDSWREGYSSYFHYLDPDRQEHPPQALFACDSRPRHKKGRNILTICGNLGFTEEEEFQQLLARPENAAFAAALREFEASGATHFPLDRPLAATRPAP
- a CDS encoding sulfatase-like hydrolase/transferase, encoding MSLSRRDILKAAAAGAGCVLLPSCATERNAMNRQPNNRPNIIYILADDLGYGDVSCFNPQGKIPTPHLDRLAAGGMRFTDAHATSAVCSPSRYGVLTGRYNWRTRLQSGIVGVYGDPLIAPDRLTVAGLLKQSGYATACIGKWHLGQGWAFEPTIDFVPDRSKGATPATPQQQALWREAFSKPTTGGPTTRGFDYYFGTDVPNWPPYCYIENDRTVGIPTEFLPARLIGNNQGSIPGPALAGWNFEQLLPTYAQRAGDYIRRQARQPNPFFLYMPLTSPHTPLAVNDEWKGKSGLNLYADFVMETDAIVGRVLDALEQSGAADNTIVMFASDNGCAPYIGVPEMEAKGHFPSAQYRGYKADAWDGGHRIPFIARWPGVVKPGRTCDQTVCLSDLMATCSQITAQPLPDTAGEDSVSLLPLLQGQDRPVREHVVHHSITGKFAIRSGKWKLVLCGGSGGWASPNDAEAAKLGLPSIQLYDMQADPGERTNLHAERADVVETLSALLQRLVDAGRSTPGRPQSNDVPVDIWKGSSKTEPDDA
- a CDS encoding type II toxin-antitoxin system PemK/MazF family toxin, with product MVIRQGDIFWLDLPSPSGSEPGFRRPVLVVQNDDFNASKIATAVVCMLTSNLALGRAPGNVALAKGEASLSKRSVVNVSQVLTVDRSRLLKKIGTLSPSRVEEVLMGLTMLLRPSK